Proteins from a single region of Paenibacillus sp. BIHB 4019:
- a CDS encoding sugar-binding domain-containing protein, whose translation MSLKSYRKEYPRPQFVREHWQNLNGEWDFCFDDENIGEQAQWFKTFPGELKIQVPFVYETPASGIEESSFHSTVWYRRSFTIPAEFRSKRIMIHFQAVDYTAKVWVNGQHVGRHEGGYSAFSFDITPYLRSDDSDNVIVVKVEDSNDCSQPRGKQRWREQNFGCWYVQTTGIWQTVWLEYVEQQHLKTVKITPDLDTNSVRFDYSVDDSASSGDLHLITRITMDGELIKETSLAIDRSYLSASVELISDKREWRVETWSPDRPNLYEVEFILRNSQSVVDRVSSYFGLRKVSIQKGKVLLNNTPIYQRLILDQGYWPESHLTPPSVEAIIEDIDQVLAMGYNGVRKHQKIEDPRFLYWCDVKGLLVWSEMASTYEFNDQAVEKFTKEWLDIVQQQYNHPSIVTWVPFNESWGIANVFVDRKQQQFTEAIYYLTKSIDPHRPVIVNDGWEHTISDIITLHDYEESGEKFLKRYTSKDAITSNEISHMNWKYAMAEGYAYKGQPIIISEFGGIAFKTEAGWGYGNQVDTEEAFLERFNKITQAIKATDYICGYCYTQVTDVQQEVNGLLTEDRKPKVALDQIRAINLA comes from the coding sequence GTGAGCTTAAAAAGTTACCGCAAAGAGTACCCGAGGCCGCAATTCGTTCGGGAGCATTGGCAAAATTTAAACGGCGAATGGGATTTTTGTTTTGATGACGAAAATATAGGCGAGCAAGCGCAATGGTTTAAGACGTTTCCGGGGGAATTGAAAATTCAGGTGCCGTTTGTCTATGAGACGCCAGCCAGCGGTATTGAGGAGTCCAGCTTTCATTCTACGGTTTGGTATCGGCGCAGCTTCACGATTCCTGCCGAATTTCGCAGCAAACGTATAATGATCCATTTTCAGGCCGTTGATTATACAGCAAAGGTATGGGTTAATGGTCAGCATGTCGGTCGCCATGAGGGCGGATATTCCGCTTTTTCATTCGATATTACCCCGTATTTGCGATCAGATGATAGTGACAATGTTATTGTCGTCAAGGTAGAAGACAGCAATGATTGCTCGCAGCCTAGAGGAAAGCAGCGCTGGAGAGAGCAGAACTTTGGCTGCTGGTATGTGCAGACCACGGGCATTTGGCAGACGGTATGGCTCGAATATGTAGAACAGCAGCATCTGAAGACGGTCAAAATAACGCCCGATTTGGATACCAATTCGGTTCGTTTCGATTATAGTGTCGATGACAGTGCCAGCAGCGGCGATCTTCATTTAATTACAAGGATTACAATGGATGGCGAACTGATTAAAGAAACAAGTCTCGCGATTGATCGCTCCTATTTGTCCGCAAGCGTTGAATTAATCAGCGACAAAAGGGAATGGCGTGTGGAGACGTGGAGCCCTGACCGTCCAAACCTCTATGAGGTGGAGTTCATCTTGCGCAACTCACAATCGGTAGTGGACCGCGTATCCTCCTATTTCGGGCTTCGCAAAGTGTCGATTCAGAAGGGCAAGGTTCTGCTGAACAATACGCCGATCTATCAGCGGCTTATTCTGGATCAAGGCTATTGGCCGGAAAGCCATCTTACACCGCCGTCGGTAGAAGCCATTATTGAGGATATTGATCAAGTATTAGCGATGGGCTACAATGGCGTGCGCAAGCATCAAAAAATCGAAGATCCGCGTTTTCTATACTGGTGCGATGTGAAAGGGCTGCTCGTATGGTCGGAAATGGCATCTACTTATGAATTTAATGATCAAGCGGTAGAGAAGTTCACCAAGGAATGGCTGGACATCGTTCAGCAGCAATACAATCATCCGAGCATCGTAACCTGGGTGCCCTTTAATGAATCTTGGGGAATAGCCAACGTATTCGTTGACCGCAAACAGCAGCAGTTCACGGAAGCAATCTATTATTTAACAAAATCGATTGATCCGCACCGGCCTGTCATCGTTAATGACGGATGGGAGCATACCATTTCCGATATTATTACTTTGCACGATTATGAAGAGTCAGGCGAAAAATTCCTCAAGCGCTACACGAGCAAGGATGCCATTACGAGCAATGAAATTTCCCATATGAATTGGAAATATGCGATGGCAGAAGGTTATGCTTATAAAGGACAGCCGATCATCATTAGCGAATTTGGCGGTATTGCTTTTAAAACCGAAGCAGGCTGGGGATATGGAAACCAGGTCGATACAGAGGAAGCTTTCCTCGAACGGTTTAACAAAATTACGCAGGCGATCAAAGCTACCGATTATATTTGCGGCTACTGCTATACACAGGTTACGGATGTGCAGCAGGAAGTAAACGGGCTATTGACGGAGGATCGCAAACCGAAGGTGGCGCTTGATCAGATAAGAGCAATAAATTTAGCATAA
- a CDS encoding TetR/AcrR family transcriptional regulator C-terminal domain-containing protein yields the protein MSNLPKEPLSHERIIHAALAILDSHGVTGLSMRRLGAALNVEAASLYHHIPNKNVLIQKVIDADSAKAVVAIEGSQPWTHTFRTFAARFREVLRRHPGAVSLVATHAVSAEVGTKLAMPLIASLEQTAANHEQAIFVIQSIAVFVIGHALAEVGNWPDPPTAPLSYYDQWFEMGLSALISGFEQQFNE from the coding sequence ATGTCGAATTTGCCAAAAGAGCCATTAAGCCATGAGCGTATCATTCATGCAGCATTAGCCATACTGGATTCGCATGGTGTTACGGGATTATCGATGCGCCGACTCGGCGCTGCACTGAATGTGGAGGCTGCTTCGCTTTATCATCACATACCGAACAAGAACGTCCTGATACAGAAAGTGATAGATGCTGACAGTGCCAAGGCTGTAGTTGCGATAGAAGGCTCGCAGCCGTGGACACATACATTCCGCACTTTTGCAGCTCGTTTTAGGGAAGTATTACGCAGGCATCCGGGGGCTGTATCCCTTGTGGCTACGCACGCTGTTTCAGCAGAAGTAGGCACGAAGCTGGCTATGCCATTAATTGCCTCGTTGGAGCAGACGGCTGCCAACCACGAACAGGCGATTTTTGTTATCCAGTCGATTGCCGTGTTTGTCATCGGCCATGCGTTAGCAGAAGTGGGGAATTGGCCTGATCCGCCAACAGCGCCATTAAGCTATTACGATCAATGGTTTGAAATGGGCCTCTCTGCATTGATTAGCGGCTTTGAACAGCAATTTAACGAATAG